The Ascaphus truei isolate aAscTru1 chromosome 14, aAscTru1.hap1, whole genome shotgun sequence genome segment ttattttttcagttctgtagtattagataatactgcattttttttaaaaattaagaTTCAATTTccttttttaatgtgtttttaaagcatcctttgatttctattgcaggttttaggccaggtccccgctgggttctgcagcacccgctgtggcggacgctccAGGGACAAGAGcagccccacaatggggccggaccCGCTGTGAGGGGGGGCCGCTGCGCTGCGCcgacaaactcctgctctcaagagaattgagatcaggacttgcgacggagtgctaggccacgtcccccggcggttcagccaattaggGCGAACCTGTGGTCCAAgtgtttggggagcgcagatgtatatgaaatagaaatatatacaaaatatagtgcaatatgtataaACAGTAGTGCGATCTTTCAGTCTTTATATCCTATGAGATGTGTACTCACAAATTACTCATACTTTATAAGCGGTTTCACAACAGTGGTGATATGATGAAATAGTCTCTCAGGTATTCTTTTGAGCCCGTCTGGTCACTTCTGATGGTCTCAAAGACAAATTAACATTTGGATAATATCTGGAGCACAGCCAATTGAGGTCTCTTGGCGGTCTCTCTGCCTATCTCTGCTCAGTCTCACGTCCCGCACTTTTGGTCTGGATCGGGGGCGGGCGATTGGCTAGGTAGCGCTGCGTACTGCGTCCTCCGTTCAACTAGGATAgtgccactctacgcgtttcaccggaACCTCCGGTTTCCTCAGGAGTCCTGATAACGGAGAACACATGTGTATATAGTACAAATGATAAACAGTCTTTGCAGTATGACAACAATCTCTAACAATAACTCTAAGGCTCAAGCAAGCAACAGTCCTCAGTGGGAAGCCCAGCTTCAACCTATGCTGCTATGGGGAAAACCTGTGATCAGGGAGTGATCCACATATGATCCTGCTCCGACAACCAGCAGGGTGATGTGAGCAGGGTCATTTGTGGATCACTCCCTGATCACAGGTTTTTCCCATAGTAGCAAAGATTGAAGCTGGGCTTCCCACTGAGGACTGTTGCTTGCTTGAGCCTTAGAGAGTTATTGTTAGAGATTGTTGTCATACTGCAAAGACTGATTATCATTTGTACTATATACACTCGTGTTCTCCATTATCAAGCTCTTATGGTTATTAGGTGTCtagtgcagtgtttcccaactccagtcctcagggaaccccgtcaggtcttaaggctatccctgctgaagcacaggtggctcagtcaaaatgactgagctgcTTATTGacacacctgtgctggagcagggatatccataagacctgacctgttggggttccctgaggactggagttaggaaACACTGGTCTTGTGCATTAGATTAGCATACACATTATGTGACAGTCTGTTTAATTGAATATTGCTTGCACCTGCCTGTTTACAGTGGTGTTGGACATTTGCTTTTACATTGGGAGGATTTGGCTATGAGGGAGTCGGGAAGTACCATAGTTCCACTTTGTGGTGACTATGGtaatgggcctgtagaaggggtaagtGACCCCAAAACATTGTCCCCTACTTCTCGCAGCACTTGATTCTTTCCTTGCTAGGGATTTCTTTCTCATATCCCTTACTTTTTAGTGATATCAcatttcctcccccttccctcaccatccctccctTTCTTGTTGGCATTATCATGTGATCTGCGCTTTATGCACAATCATTTTATGTTATTTACTTTGGCTCATTAATACACATCAGTATTTCAACTATCACTTACTTTCTCGTATTTATTTGGAGAGCGGGGAACACTTTGTGTGTTCGGTAAGTATTTTGGGAACCGCAGGGCCTGCGTCCAGCTAAAAATAGCGTAAGGAGTAGGCTGGATCGCAATGGTTGCATTGTTTGTTCGTTACTGTGTAAATGTAGATATTTACATATTCACAGACATTTAATAAACCCTAGTTTCTGAGGTCAATTTATTAATATCTATTATTGTCTTGCTTTTTTTCCTAGTCAACTTTATGTTGCCTACAAAAATGGGAAAGTGGACCAAGCACTTTCAATCTGGTTTTTGCTATGTTTGTTGGGAGGCGACTTTACAAATTTCACAGGCTGCTACTTGACCAATCAGCTTCCAATTCAGGTAAAACACTGATTATTTTCATTGAATTTGTGCAAagcccattattattatttttttgggttGGTGTATACACATACTATTGTTTGAACATGTGCGTATTGCAATCGAAATAGAAATGTGTCAAATATTATACCTGTGTACTTTAAACCCTGTTAATCTGTTATTTAATTATGATACAAATTATTTTATCTCTTTCAGATTGTCGCAGCCATTTTTTATGTTAACATGGACATAATTATGATTTCACAGTTTGGCTACTACAAATTGAAAAACAACAAAATTAAAGGTAATGATTTCTCAGTAATCTGTCCTGCAGGTGCATGTCTAACATGTTTAGGACTTTCATCgctgtatttgttttttgtttctcccccccaccccctccccccaactttTACAATCTGCTCGGCTGAATGCACAATTGCATATATTTATGACCCCAAAGTTCAGTTACAATTATTTATTCTGTGGCTGTTAATATTGTTTTCTTCTACGTCCTCTATAGCAGGCACCAATGGGTTTGCTCCTCCAGCTGAGGTAGGACAAGACTTCTAAGAACGCTATTAAAGGGGGTATTACCCATCCCACGTCAGTTATTCTTGTCCTCCTTAGCTGCGGGAATGACGTCTGCAGGCTAgctgactggagttgagaacccctggattaAAGCATgtgctacattttttttattccagTAAAATCTCATTGTTTTTTCTTAAACATTGTAGGGAGTGGAAGCTTGAAAGGTGTCTGTATAGGCTGGTTGATAGTATGCATCACCTTGTCTGTCATACTACCCAGCCAGCTGCTCCTGAGAAACCGACACCAGAGTGCTGACTTGGAGAGCCAGGTATATTATttatgcaaaataaaaatactgtgTGTTTGTTTCTGTATAAACTTTCTATTAGAGTATGAATTTCACATACAGAGTCTcattctaaatatatatatattttttaatgctgCATTTTCATCTGCGAAGGATTCAGAGAGTGACCAAGGATCACATTTCCAATCTcattaattttatagttatttctctCCTCCAGCTACACCAACAGTGTAGACAGGCCTGCTTTTTTATGCCATCTCCCATTTCTCAGATGCTCTGCCACCAGGTGTTGCCAGAGAAAACGATCAATACAAAAGTAAAAGAATAGCTATATCCCAATCCAGAAGTTTTTAAGAGGATAACTGTTCTATGCTTGATGGACACTGAAGCATCATTTTTCCTTTTCAAACTGcaagtcccctcccccccccccaaatgattATATGAAATTGTATTATCCAGAGTTACATTGCAGTATCCCATAATATGCtgctatttttgtttgtttttattttatagacGCTTTTCTACCTAGGGGATATATGtttttggaggggagggggggtagtttTTAGCGTGACGCTGAACCTTTTAAACATGGAGATACTATCATCATCTAcaaaggtaagtatctcgggaagcggggCATCCCCGGAGCTGacatcaatgcagttcagctccagagaccccctgcttcacacatTCATAAAAAAGGAAATGCTCCTATAAATTTAGATGAAGGATATAATTATTATGCAACCATGGGTCTCAATTATTCCTGTACAGTATTAGACTAGGCATTGTGTACTAGAAAGTTGAGATCGTAATGTTTTTGGAATATCTGTTTAGGTCATGTTTTGTTTATAGCTTTAATTTTCAGATTTTTGAAAAGTGATACAAGAAACAAATCTTTGTTCTTTTAgaatactcttggcattcgggaGATGTCCGGTTTCATTTGTGGATATGTTTCTGCCATTTTTTATTTGGGCTCTCGCTTTCCCCAACTTTATAAAAACGTAAGTATAATTCCATTTCTTCTCCGTCTCATGTTTCTTTTTGTAATATAAAGACATCCTTTTCGACCTTTTGAAAGGTtcatatgtgttatttatatattctGGAACACCACAAGAAGCAACTACGATAATAGCAGATAGAGAAGTTAGTATTTGTATGCCTAGAGAACTGTAAACGTTCATATTGTATCGACGTAGaaggcagacactgtccccagttGCTGCTGCGGCGCTTGCTCCAGCGtgcacagcacagccctctatgggttAGGCCCCAGTGGCCGTGGGTGTGCAAAGCGCGATGACGCGTCCgccggcagggaagacaagaattttgtcttgtGCGACGACGCGATCATGTGGTGTGTGGCAGGGCAGATAGGGTGTACCAATAGGAGTGTGCTGTGCTTTGTGCTGCgctgacatcatggccgcgctccctcccccccataatGGCTGCGCCTCCCATCGCTCCCGCTAGACCGCACAACGTGGCTTTCACCTGCGCATGCGTCGCAGGAAACACGGGCCGTAGCCTAAGGTACCAAGAGCTAAGTAACTTTAGATCGCACTGACTGGCATTTCCCTTCTTGTCTGgaggtgtttatttttttttttcctctcaagTGTCTAAGgcagtggtttccaaactttATTTttgttggttaaggaaccctataattatattgggaAATCCtcggaaaccccaaccctctctaatagcgcgtctgagatcacatgcattataaatttttctgtatttggtagAAATTTCAAAATGACCTGATCATTGCAGGGGAACCCACGGGTACCTAGGGcacccctgttgaaaaaccctGGTTTAAGGAGGTTAGTTTAAAGTTGACTAGATATTAAACTATGCTGCATGCACGAATTAGATTTTATGAATGATTTGCTTTTATTTCAATCTGTCTCCAAATACTTAACTAAATGGGAATGTTCTGTTGACGCCTGCCTGCTTTTCAGAAATTGAAGCCTTTGTTAAAAGGCAATAGTTGGGACACGGAACATtgtgagaaaaaaaataataaataaaaacacaaaaaaattgcATGTAGAaatatgccattcaattgtttcTTTTGTAAAAAGAAAATTGCCTAAAGAAGGAATCCAAGTGGTCCTTGCAAGATTTTAAGAGCATCGTctctttttaaaaattttttttattacggGATGCATTATAGACTCCTGGCTAAAGTTTTTAGTGAATTTAGGCCTATATATTGTTATGCTGCGTGTGGGTAGAGCTACATATTTTCATGTGATCTTTCTCAGACTATTAATACATTTGTTAATCAAGttatttaaagtagcaatcctgctttttttttttttggcgttaTAGTGTAGAAGTTGGGGGTCTCAGCAGCAGAACCgtgttaatatcagctccggggaccaccaGCTTCCTAAGATGCGTAGGGGGTGCTAGTAGTGGCTGTGTGGGGCAATTGAAATGACTGATTTAAAGTTCCCACGTAatttgttgtggcttcctattggcatgcGTGTGGGGGAGCTATAAACCTGCgcagctgctaccggcaccccctacagaggtaagtatctcaggaagctgggtgtcaccggagctgaaattaacttcAGAAGCCCCCCGCTTCGaacctccccttttttttttttttttttttttatttattttttttaaacccgtTCTGCTGTTAACAATGAATCTAAAAGAAAATGAGCTCTTGGAAATGGTTGACTATTTAGTATAGATTAGAcattttgtatgtatatctttatttatgtagtgcCTATAAGCTGTACTAATATATTTGAAGTGCTACTGAAATACCAACTAGTGCAAACCTGATGGACGTTTTTTCATTTCCTTTGTCTTCAGTTTCAAAGAAAGTCCACAGAGGGTACTTCCTACCTGTTATTTGCATCAGCAATGCTTGGAAACTTTACCTATGGACTGAGTCTTGTCTTAAAGTTGCCTACAGTTGGATTCCATAAGAACATGTATGTTGTACACCATTTACCATGGATGATCGGGAGTTTTGGCGTACTTCTGCTAGACTTTTTTGTATCCTtttatcaaaatatttttttagttaAGATATCTGTTGTGCCTTGTATTAATGCAATGTTTTTTGATTCATATTTTATAGTAAGTGTCTTGCCTGTTAGATTATGATAGTAATATGATTTTGTACGGCAACTGACTAACGATTTTTGGATCTTTTTCAGTTTTGAAGAAACCTGCAGTAAATTGTAAGTTACCTTCACTGATTGGGTTAAAACAGGGGTGGAATAATCCCATGTGCCTACAATGTAACCCCTTGCACCTGTGTGCAGCGCTGACTGGTCGGTCAACACCGTGCCCAGCAACCGCTCTTTCCACCGTGATTTAACGCCCGATGCTGCTTTTTAATCGTGCGGTGTCTGGTCGTGGCAGTGACTGACCTGTCCCCTTTTAGTGAGGGAAGATCAGGGGGCAGAGGAGCATATGTGACTGGAGCAAATCTGAGCCCTCCAGGACTCTGCTCACCCCTGCTGCTCTGGATTCATTGTGACAGGAGGAGGGGTCACgggcgtgcgtgtgtcagtgtctcagagATGCACTGTGACAGTCGCTAACTGGTGGGGGATGAGATAGCTGTGACGCGCACCCCCGCTCCCAACCCAGCACACTTGACTAATGCTTTCTCATAAGTATTTTATATCTTTATTCACCATGCCTTTTTTCCTATAGTCTTAACTGTTTTTGGATCTTGAAAGAATAAATcgggactttaaaaaaaattaaataaaaacaatgcaGTGGTTATTTTGCCGTGTAGTGTAGGTTTCATctttacaatttatttatttttccaacaTAAATAGAAAATCTTTTGTAGAATAACAAATGAATCTCTCTGCTGAATGTATTAATCAACAATGTTTTGGGGGCAACTTTCTATAAATGTCCCACAGAAAGTCAGCGACTGCCAATAGctgtaaaaaaaatcaaaaacacaaTTGGCAAAGTTGAAAGCTATCCAGTGTGACAACTGAGGGGAAAATTGCAGTAACTAATTTTAAATTGAGTTGACTCGTTTGGTCCTCACCTACAGTAATTGAAATGTAGTTTAAAGAGAACAAGAATAATTTCTCTGCATCTTGGTTACAAGATGGTTTAAAAACTGCCAGAGGGCACAGTCACTTAAAATAATCAGGTGCTATTAATGCAGTCTTGTGTTGCTGAGCTGTACAATATTGTCTTCTGCTTGATGGCAAATGTTAGTACATCATAGGTCATGTTATGTGTAATATTTTACTTTGCAGGCTTGTTTTCAGATGAAGGCTATGGCtacataattgtgtgtgtgtgtgtgtgtgtgtgtgcaattacATTGGTGTTAATTTCCATACAAGTGCAAAACTTACTAATATATTTGTAAAGAATTCCTTAGCCATCAATTAAATGTATAAATTGATCTATAAACATGAATTAATTAGATATCAACAGTTGAAATCAAATGCGATTCCTAAAGGCTGCAAACAAAAAATGTGTGTGACGTTGACCACATAACCAGATGGGGATAGACTTGGCAAAGCATTCAGTAAGCAATGACCATGATTCCcgagtgtgtctctgcctcccatTTTAGTTTTGGTAAGAAGCTAACACAATGTTAATGATACAGCACATTCCAGTCTTGTAAATGGAAGTTAATGCATCTTTTAGCAGCACATTAACCCATTCTCACCTTATTGAAtaggggccaatgtgagtgtaAAATATAAGGCTTTCTCATCACTCATTCTTTGCTAAAGAAATCAGCAAAGTGTGGCCATTTAAAGTGGTTGAACTTGATCTGTTACTGTGATAAGTTCATATATTTTACTTTCAGGAGCTAATTAGATCCCTTGCTATGATACATGATACCTGTAATTACTACTACCAACATAACACCTCACTATACTTGTTTATTCTTATTTAGTAAACTAATCTTTGttagaattatatatataaaaaaaatgtttcactAACAGTTACTTTAGTACGAGGTTGTGGATCTaagaacatacagtacttgaaaacgagcggtaactcaatgtattatttcctgataacatatttataaaataaattaaaaaaaactgctaCTGCCAAGTGTAGCGAATAATGTTCACGGTATGTATTGTAATAGGGGTAGTGCCTGGGTGTTAGACAGAGGAAAAAATGCTTACATTCGGTTTTAAGAGATTAAAATGATTAGCGCATGCTTTTCAAGAAGGACATTAATCATTTGTCCAATTCTTGCACTGTACAAagtgaaattaaaaataaaataactctGGCACAGTTAACCACTCTTCACATACCAAAAAGATGCATTGCATAGCCCTCCAGTAACGTTGTGCTTATTATTGAATAGCAATGGTTTTAAAGTAATTTCCTTGAAAGAGAAACTAACAGATGACTGCACAGTTCATCATGTATCGTGAGAACAAGACCACAGATTCCAGTTTACTAGCATTAGAAGTGGAACCGTTACTACTTGGGGATGAAGAGGAGACCTAAAGTCCAGATCCAGCTTCTGATTCTCCATTTGCATATCTCACcgtttacattttattttcttgAAGACTTCTACCTGAAATGTATATTACTTAAATTTGTTTCAAAGGACCACAACGTGAATGAAcacgtgtatttaaaaaaaatatatatatttttattcggAGAACAGTGGTTCAAAAGGTAGGTTACTATTTTTGCTACTAAACCTCATCTGCCTACTTTAATGACACACTTTAATTACAATACAGCATCAGATAAAGAGGTTGAATGAAAGTACCAGTCTCTAGCAATGTAAACTGAAATACAGAGGAGGCTATAAATGAAAAAGAACCTACATAATATATTGTCAGATAGTGAAGCAAAGGGCAGAGAAACGCGCATCAGATGTATAATTCTTAGCGCATTAAAAGCTAGGCCCAAAAGCTGTACTTTGCTTATTCCACAGAAAGTACCCGAGTTCTTGCAGTTTACACTATTATTGTCTGAAGAGTTGGTGTAACTTATGAAGGAATTCTGCATCACTTGCAATTTTGCATGGCCTGTAATGAATGAAACAGTCAAAGCATATTTTGCATAATTATTTCTTCCATGATTAAATAAGTgattatgcaaaaaaaaaaataataataatccattttgGGTGAAATAaacatacttttatttttttccgGTTCCATCTTACCCTTGTACTCCTAGAGTTGTTTTTGCTGGTTCCATGAAGATATTTATTTGGTGATCCACAGTTTCATGATGTCCAGTAGTTCCCAAGTTGAATTCATAGAACTATAGTTTCCCTCTTGGATTGTGTCGATTGTTTCCTAGATTGTTCCCTCTTATATGAACACTGGTCAAATGTATGAACACCTGAGTGCAATATTCATTTACTATGGAAAGTAACGGGGTCAATTTTGATTAATATAATTTGAAGATGTCATTATTTAAATGTTATaagtaaaaatatattttctaacTTACACAAATAGTATACAGCTTTTTGCTGTCACTTTTTGAGCTGCTATCTCTGTGCTGACTGCTCAATACTTAGTAAGTCTGTTTCAGTTGATTACTCCATCTTCATAAAAGAACCTTGTGTGATGCATAATGGGCCTTATTCTAAAACATGTGATGGCATGATCCGGTGCTGCAGCATGGAAGCCTGAGCCTTCCCAATTGGCGCTATCGCACGTTATAGAATAAAGCCCAATATATGTTTGTAAGCATTTCTACAATGAAAACTCAGGTGCATACCCTATAAAAACCTCTGCGCATATTTTTGTAACCTTTTTATATAAATGGCTTGAGgtatatagttatatactgtTATGATTTTGTTTATTCTGTTACACGTAGTTaccattttatttaatgtattaatGAGTAGTGCAGCAACTGTTACAGCGGTATTTCATGTTTGCCTCCCTCACCCCTTGACTGAAAATATAAACAAAAGGGGCAATATCAGAAATGATTACCCTCTTTCAGCTATCTAAAGCTGTTATgctaagggggggtggggaggggtgtacTCTTTAAACTTGTGGTGCCAGTTGGTTCATGTTCACAGTTTAATAAATCCCTTAGAAAATGGAAACAATATAACACCACTCAGTAATTGAAGCTGCTATATCCCACTCCTTTATGTCCTCTCACTCCTTTATAaccaataaaaacactacagtagGTTACAGCCATATATAGTGTGGGTTGAAAAGTGACAAAGGCAACCACCAAACACAGTCAATACTGCAGAACAGGAAACGGTTTCCATGCCACGGCTATTTTTTCTTCTGCACCCCGAAAACCTTAGAGATGCAGGCGGCTATTTCTGAATTTTTATGTTGCCGAATATTTTCAAAAGCACCGCTATCCTGTGCTCAtctaaacttgtttttttttttacacacactcgCTCTTATCCCTTCTGCAAGGAAAGTGAGGTTTGGGTCCTGAAAGTGCGAAGAGGTGCTCATGATCAGTTTACAGTTCAGTTCTGGGGGAAAGTTTTATTCaattctcccttttttttttttttttcaccaaaaaaacctgaaatgccaCTTTAATATCGTGTTTCTTTTAAACATTGCAGGAAAGTCAATATTTAGGATTCAGCATGCTTTTACATTTTCTGCCATATTTACAGCAACATGAAGTGCATTTGACTCGGTGCAATTAAGGGATGTAATGGGGTATTGTGTACTTTAAATGTTTGTTTATAAATTATACTATTCAATTACTAATGGCATTACCACATGCTCTGGCAATATTATAGTTTTCTGGTTACATTGAACCACATATTTAATGATTGATGCAATCAAAGCAGTTACTACTACAGTACATAGAAGTTTCACTATTGGTCGTACAAAGTTATCCATTTAGTCTTGTGGATAAAGTGATCAAGCTGCAGTCATTAAAAGATTATGTAATACGTATTTGGATTACATGGTTTGACCTCTGTAATAGGCCAGTTAAGCTATGTGTTGCTGATTTaatagtaaaatatatatatatatatatatatataatcaacttTAATAAACCTTTCAAATAAGAGCAGTAATGTCACTGGAATCTGGTACTCTGTTCACTACTACCAACATAACTCTCAAGTTGTCATGCAATTTtgatttctgtttttgttttccaATGGATCCCAATGCATATTGCTCAGGAGGCTGACTGTACTGCAGGTGCTTTCTTTAGTTCTGAAGAGATTTTTTACTGCATTGTAATCGCGGGACCAAATAATACTATAAAATGTTAGTTTCTAAAGTCTGCTTGGGCTGTTTCTTACCACATGTTTTTTTGCCAATATCTTCCATATTAAAAATTACCGCAAGGCTATCTTTATGCACCAAATAACTTTACTTGTCCTATTTCAATCTGtaaaggtttttttgtttttttgctaccAGAAAATAATGCTGATTTTTCTCTGCATTCATATGGCTATGGTTTCTCCAaattgtatacaatgtataattTCCATTTtgatctaataaaaaaaaaatgctgaaaacatgtcctgtacatatttgtatttaatttTCTAACTTTTCTGTAAGATGGCTATAAATAATTTCTGTGCTTCATGTTGATCTTTGTAGTAGATgtcccctgttctctctcccacccccttggGCCTTCCCTTCATGGTGATGACTGTTTAAGGGGTCTCTTTAGATGTGTATTTGAGATGGGCAAATATCTTGCAGTTCGCCTCACAAACATTTTTGCAATTTTCTTTTGAACTGTGCATAGCTGTAAAATTGCAAATATGATCACATGCAAGTTACAGAGCCAGTTCAGCATCCATTCCTGTTTGCAGTGCTGAAGGTGAAGCTAATGGTGTTCTTACAGGCACTGTAACTGGGGATGCCCTACCAACTACCCTAGTACCCTTGAGGGCTTGTTCAGCATACTTCTCACACTGTATAGTGGAGTTGGCACTTGAGTACTGGGTAGAAGTAGTCGAGGACTAGAGTGCCCCTGAACAGGTTGAGGCCTGTTCTAGAATACGCATTCTCCTCCTTGCTGTCACTGTGTTAAGTTGGTATAATTAATCGTAAGCGCCATTCTGATAGCTGGGTTTGAAAGAATCATCAGTTTTGCTCCAGTGTCCTCGTGTTCCATACAGTACACTTCCTAGTACTTTATCTTGGTAATTCATTTATTGATATGATTAgacaggtacagtactgtacagtcacAATGCACATTTATGACCATTATTTCATTGCAATTACAACAAACGCTAGCTTCAGTAGATCTTCCCGCAAACCGTTTATCTTGGGCAGCCCAATAGACTACAATTCCCCACCCCTCAAACACCACAACGGGATCACTTGCTACCATCTTGAACTAATGCTGTTTGTGTTTGTCTGTCCTGCTTATGGTATGTGCAGAAAATAATTTACAGCCAATTAGATGATGGCTCTTTTCTCAACAGAATTTATTGACCACCTAACGACTTGTGAACGACTCCAAACCCTAAATTCACCACATTTGTGAACTTTTTTTGGTCAATTTCTAGCATACATAATGTACTTTGTACAGTGCATTTAATGGAAAAACTTCTTCAGACCAGTGTAACAAACTATATTTATTCCCTTTCAGACATTTTCAACTAACTATCCTATTGTTACAATTTTTAGGCTCTTGCGTGTCACTTGATTCGTACCCCACGGGAGCCTTCAATACAACGCAAAAGTAGAAAAGGTTTGAGAACTCAAagaccttttttcttttcttcagtgTTTTTCTGAGAACTTTAGTAGAGGAGGAAAGCATAGAACCTTAAACATCCTGTCCTCAACAGCAGCATAACCAAAAAGTGTTTAATCATCGACGATCAATATCTGTTGGAGACAAATTACTATTCATTATTTTATGTTCTACTTCAggagtgtccaactccagtccacaagggccaccaacagatcaggatttaaggatatccctgcttcagcacagttggcggTCATGGATTTACTAATACGATATGGCTCATTGACTGAGcccctaattgagccacctgtgctgaagcagggatagccctaaaacctgacctgttggtggcacttttaggactggagttggtcactcctgttTTAGTTAAATGGGGGGTAATCTAATTCATGTTTCAAGTTTATATTGCTGGGAGTGTAATTAGACATCTCATTGGTAGTCCTGAATTTAAATAATAGATGATTTATTTTCTGTAGAGTTTTTCATGTTGAAGGGGATTCCACTCTATCCTAGAGGACATTGTCAGAAACTGGCAGCATTACATGTAATGTTTTTAAAAGCAGTAAGACCACTTTTATAATGGTTTTATAACTTCCTTTAGCAACACTGATACCAGATGTAACCTTTGCA includes the following:
- the LOC142465995 gene encoding lysosomal amino acid transporter 1 homolog — its product is MAETGPRHPLHGVNVSRMEGRTLCSHGSPWIWLLLEQCVENGWEYWSVVVGLVSIVCFLFAALPQLYVAYKNGKVDQALSIWFLLCLLGGDFTNFTGCYLTNQLPIQIVAAIFYVNMDIIMISQFGYYKLKNNKIKGSGSLKGVCIGWLIVCITLSVILPSQLLLRNRHQSADLESQNTLGIREMSGFICGYVSAIFYLGSRFPQLYKNFQRKSTEGTSYLLFASAMLGNFTYGLSLVLKLPTVGFHKNMYVVHHLPWMIGSFGVLLLDFFMTAQFIMYRENKTTDSSLLALEVEPLLLGDEEET